The Gossypium hirsutum isolate 1008001.06 chromosome A03, Gossypium_hirsutum_v2.1, whole genome shotgun sequence genome contains the following window.
AGTAACATTACCAACTCAACTAgctttaaaacaacaaaaattcaaGTATTAACATACCAAAAAAAgcaataataatgaaaaattatagGAATGATCACCATTTTGTTGTTCTTGAGGAGTGGCAACACATTTAACTATATTGATGCTTTTCAATGGAACTGAAACACTCTGGGTTCTGCTGCATTGTAccaataaataaaaacccaacaaaagaaattaaaaaaaaaactaagaaccTTGTTTAATGATAAAATGAAAGAGAACTTGGCTTTTTGTTTTCTCAGAAACCAAACAGAagaaaatcaaaaggaaaaaaatagtaCCTTGAATTGAAACTGGTTGGAGCCAAGAAAgtagatgaagatgaagaaatcATTGAAGTTGATAGATTGTTCATCAGAGacattttcagattttttttccccttttttttccctCCGAAATTAATGGAAAAAGCTGCTTCTTTTTTATGCGGCCAAATAACCACAAATGTGATGCCTTCACGATTATAGGCCGAAGCTGATATTTAACCCTAACGGGCTAACCCTAATAGTTGGGCTCTTCGAGAGTCAACGTTGTCAAAATTAATTACCTTCACGCACCTTATGCCACGTCATGTAGGGCCCAATTTTTGTCTTGTTATTATCCTACGTGGCAGACACCTTTCCACgcgaaataaaggaaaataacaTTTACgcgctaattttaaaataaataaatatatacatactatTTAGGAAAAGTGAAAAAGCCTTCACCTTCAATCCAGAATAAATTTTGGATTAGGGTTTTCGATTTCAAAGGAGAAAAGCGGTGTGGTTGCTTAAATTGATCCAGATTTTCACTTTGGATTTCGCATTAGCCGTTTAATTGATTGGGTAAGTTTACTGATTTTATTGTTCTTGATGTTTATTTTGCTTAGAAATCTTATTGTTCAAGTTGTTTGTGAGGCAAAAAAAGGgggttttatttcttttttgggGGTTTTCGATGTGAACTGCTGGTTTTTAATTGGGTTTTGAGGATAATGAAAAAGGGATGTTTTTTTTTCCTGTGCCGATGCGTATTAGGATTAATGTATTGAACTATGGCTtggataattaaaattttatgttgtttATATTTGGTGTTGGGGCTGATAGTCTTCCATGCTAAAATCTCTGGGTTTTTTTTGGAGAAATCAAGAGAGCCTAGTTTTCATATTTGATCATAGCTTTTTAATGCCTTTTGATAGTTTTTTTGCGTTTATTTGTTCAAATTTGTGTTTTCAATGAGAAATCTGTTAAATTCATCTGGGTTTTAATATGCTATTGCAGCTTAAATGGATTTGGAAACTGAAAACAGAATAGCAGCTATTCTCTTAAAAGAGGCAGCCGAACTGAAACGGCAAGCGGACAAGGAAGGTGTTCATGTTTATCTTCAGCAGCCAAAAGTAAGGGGTCGGCCAAATTCGCGCTTCCTCACCGCTACTGTGCTTGGTGTACAGCAAGGTTTGTTATCCCATTCTTCTATTAAGCTTGCATTTTCTAATAGTAGAGCGAGTTTAGGTTAAGGTTTGTAACAACAGTGACTAGTTTTATGAATTTTCATAAATTCGAATTCGAATGTATGAAAGAACTGAGAGATCTTTTACATACCTTAAACTAATGATGATTAGGTGCTCCTTGAAAGCACAAGTACGGTACACGTGAATCCAATAGATTTGTAGAAAATAAGATGGCAACCTTTCGGTTTCCCCTTTTGGATTTTATTGCTAATGCATGAATGCTGTGTGTGCCTCTTTCTTTCACTTCTTCTCAGCTAACCGAGCTGTTGAAGTGAATGAGATGTGGCGAGTTCGACAAAAGGAGATTGAATTAAACGATAGGCTAAAAGGAAGATCAAAAAAAGATACCAGCCACATCAGGAGTTATGGGGACACTAGCAATTCCTCCAGAAGAACCAGTGGGAAGCACGAGAGTGATTTTAGTGCTTCATGCTCATCAAGCAAGAGACCAGATGAGAGTTCTCGTTCAAGGGAAGATGATGAAGGTCTAAGAGACGAAGAGATCGAGGAATTTCTTCAGTCAAGGTTTGTACCTTTAACCGTTTGTAATTTTATCCCCGGCATTTATACGGAAAACTGACTGACACGAACCTGTTTTATGATGACAGGGTGAAGCGCGGTCGAGGTTCTATAGGTTCAAGGATGGATGAAACAGGACCTTACCTACCCACCGGCTCTCCAGGAATGCTGTCAACGGACCCCATTATAAGGGAACATCGTGTCACATTAGGTCCCAAGAAACCACCTTCACTGAAATCCGAGGAATTTTCTTCCGATGAGGAAGTACGAGAACATAGACGGAAGAAAGAAAAAGACCATTCTAAGAGCTTAGATAAGAAGCATAGAAGGAAGCATAAatctaaagaaaaatatatagataagaaaaagaagaggaaggAAGAAAAAAGAAGTAAACATCGGAAGTGAGTAATATAAAGGTTTTATTATCAATTTATGTACTATTTGGTGACAATCAATAGTTTAGTTTTATCTAATTTTATGTACCATTTGTGGTAATAATCAATGATTGATTGTAGCTTTGTAAAAAGGGTCATTCCCTGTTCTACGATGAAAATATGCATAAAAGCTGACGTTGAGGCTTTCTTTCTTTCGGCCCTGTTTCATTTTTACTTGGTGAATTTCCTTTTTTGTTATAGATGACcgtataattatttaattttgtttttttttcaccaatggtaatttttaaatttgacgtaataacaattttaacttttaatagttacacattatatcaatttaatcttgatattaaataatttaacccTTCAATTTTGCATAttgcataattttattttttttactcttctaacctaaaaaattaaaaaaaataaataaattaaaagtttataaaaatttacGACAAACGGAATACTAAAATTTCCAATATAGTAgttttcatcttttcttattctttttttaaaattaatcttcaatatcataaaaaaaagattaaattacgCATAaagttaacttttttaaaatcaaagttaaattgatataatttataaatgtttaggTTAAAGTTAACTATAATGCTAATTTTAAATGCTACCACCATTAGCCTGCTAATaagcaaaaaatataaattaaataattaagtaattatcttgtaactttttacaattaaataactaaaaaatatttactaataATTAGATTATTACTAATATAGTTTACTCAAAAAAAAacatgagcacttaaacaaaccTATAATCGAGCTAGGCTGAATCCAAATATGGACAATGTTGAGCTCGACTCAAGATTATCTTGATTAAACACAAACTCAACTTAAGATATAAGCCCTATTTGGCAATTAGTTGATTGTTGATTGTAGTAGTTGGTTTGATCAACTGATTCTATTAACTgtttatttaaaagtgtttgaTAAATCTTAGTTGATAGTTGAAAGCtgatatatgtaaaaaaaaaaaaaaggtaaacaaATAAGAGCATGACACATTTCATTGTTAGGtatttatttgtttgtaatactttagTTTTTATtaggtgaaattattgaaataaaacattattaccaaagaattaaaacattcattatgaaaattaattagtgaatatttttgaattttaaataaacaaatttcttaagttatttatttacaaatattaatgttgtagaaattaaaaaatattaaaagtgtATCAATATTATTgcaaattatattcttagtaaTAATTATGACATGTTCTTAATATGCTATCATGTCACACTTCTGAATAAATTTATAGtagcatatttcaattaatataaagttaCATGAAAAATCATTTCACACAAATAAAtcgaaaataaattaagaatataaatattcaaaaaatagatGTGGCTAAGAGTAATTTTTAAGCAAACATGTGACAAAAGGAGtacaatattttttattgaactataaaaaaacccaaaactctatTTACCGAACACTCCATACTCAAATTTGATTAAGCTCGTTTATCAATTTTTGTACCCgatttttatatttgaaaggtaataaccaaatttaatataaaaataaaacccaCAACCAATTCGAAAGTTGCTCGAGTTCAAACTcaactaataattataaaattgcGAATAACtagaacaaaagaaaataaattcgaGTTTTTACATTACAATCCATTTATAAATGGAATGTTTGCTTTTGTCCTACTTACAAAAATATAGAGTTTCCATTAACTCGAATGCCTAATGCATTTCGCATACAACCAGCATGTGTCTACAATAAGCTCTAACAAACCAACTTCTACTGCGTGCCAAACAAGAAACAACAAATAAT
Protein-coding sequences here:
- the LOC107938866 gene encoding protein FAM133 translates to MDLETENRIAAILLKEAAELKRQADKEGVHVYLQQPKVRGRPNSRFLTATVLGVQQANRAVEVNEMWRVRQKEIELNDRLKGRSKKDTSHIRSYGDTSNSSRRTSGKHESDFSASCSSSKRPDESSRSREDDEGLRDEEIEEFLQSRVKRGRGSIGSRMDETGPYLPTGSPGMLSTDPIIREHRVTLGPKKPPSLKSEEFSSDEEVREHRRKKEKDHSKSLDKKHRRKHKSKEKYIDKKKKRKEEKRSKHRK